TTCCCTCTCCCTTTCCACCTGCAGCAGCACCAGCCGCAGCCGCAGATGCCGCCGCCTATGGCGGCGAGCAGCTACCAACAGTACCAGCAACAGCTGCATCAGGCGCATCAGCTCTTCCAGCGGGACGCGCAGACCATAACCCCCGAGGCGCTGCAGAGCGTCAAGGCTGCTCTCGCCACCAGCGACGTCCTcgaccccgccgccgccgcgaacGCCAGGCCCTCCGATCCCTCTACCAGCAAGAAGCCCATCCCCCGCCGCGCTGCCGGACAATCCTGGGAGGATCCTACCCTCACTGACTGGCCTGAAAGTAGCTAACATAACTTATTAATTCAGTTTCCTTTGTGTTTAATGGATCACCCTTATTTGGTTTGCTTGTGTCTCAACTCCTAACAATTTGCAGACGACTACCGGCTGTTCTGTGGAGATCTAGGCAACGAAGTTAATGATGATGTTCTATCCAAAGCATTCTCACGGTTTCCATCCTTCAACATGGCAAGGGTAAATATCCCTTTTTATCCAAAAGGCTTATTTGTAGCAAAACTTGTTCAACAATCCAATTATTGTTATGCAATACCTATTGTCAAATTCTTTTAGGGGCTGTTTGGATCCTTCCATTTTGTAGAAATGAGAAATCCAAATCAAAATAACACTGATTTCTGCAAATTTTAGCAGTTTACAGAACATCAGCGATGCACATGGTGAATTAGTGATACTGTTTTCTGTATAAAATTTTGTACGAATTGGAGATAACCAGCAGTTAGAAGATATTTCTTGTGGATCCTTTCATAATAATGTGCTACTTCATGCTAGCTAGTTCTGAGAATTGCATTAACGGCAGTTTGTTAATGATTTATCATATGAAGATAGCAAAAACCAAAACAAAAGTAACAGGGTTCGTATAAGCTTATGCATCCCTGAAGAAATTTGTAGTAACATTCTACACTTTGTTGGACTTGTTCTCTGCTTCCTTCGATGCTTATAAATCTTTTCGCCTAAAGAAGCATAAACTACCTGATTGCGAGAGGAGTTAAGATATTGACTCACAAAGAAATCCATATGCTGATCTCTAAGTAGCGAGGCTTATGTCAGTCATTGTGTGCAGCATTTGGCATGCATTTCTTGATTTTATACATTCTTAATTTGCCTTTGCACTCTTTATTTCAGGTTGTTAGAGATAAGAGGACTGGCAAGACTAAAGGTTATGGATTTGTGAGCTTTTCAAACCCTACTGACTTGGCTGCAGCAATAAAAGAGATGAATGGTTTGTATCTCTAATATGCTCTGCAGATTCAGTTGCTGCCACTTATGTGCATGTTTCAGTTGACTGTTCCCCTTGTTACTTTTGGACAAACTTCTTTCAGGAAAGTATGTTGGGAATCGCCCTATTAAATTGCGTAAGAGTAACTGGAAGGAGAGGACAGATGTTGAGGCTCTGCAAAGACAAAAGGTAGCTATCCATCTCCTTCGTTATGTGTTTTGCTCTCCATGTCTCCTCTAATTTCGTCCATGCTTTTCCATCCTTCAGAATCATGTCCAAAGGAAGCCTAAAATTCCCAAGAAGAGTGTTCTTCACAAGTAGAGATATATAGGCCCTACCGAGGGTGAAGGGCAGCTCATGGTAAGTTCCTTCTCAGTTTACATGCGGGATTAGTTGTAAACAAATGCTGCGGCTTTATGTTATGGTACCACAAACTTTATTTGCAGAGTTCTGATGGATGACTTATATGTTGCGTAGGATGCGCTGCTGCCTTGGGATGATGCTACTTCTGGAATGTCTTCACTCTCTGCACTACTGGGGGGCGGAAATCACGCAAGGGCTGTTGTTTCATGCAAATTGCAACGAGCTACTGCTGCCATCTGATGCAATTTGTGCTCCGTTTTACTGTTTCCCATAGTTTGCGTTCATCCATTTGCGGTGTTGGAGTACTGTCATGGCTACTGACTAACCAGGCCGAGCTGAACAAGAACCAAATGGAATTTTCAGTTTTGGTTTCAGCAAGTAATAGCATGACGTGTTGTACTATCTATCTCGGTTCCAGCTCAAGGTTATGTTCTTGTCCACGGCATCCACGGCCGCCAGCGTCTAGGAGGCCAGGAGGGCCTGCACGTACTTGAGCTCCAGTCACTTCTCCACCCCTTCCCCCCATCACTTCCTTAAGGCTCTGCAGCTCCAGATTAATTTGATTTGTATTAGCAATTTATCCTCCTTTTTCAAAAGAAAGTTGCAACTGTACTGTTTCTGTTTCATGACAACACTGCAACTTAATGAGTTAATGACAGAATAAATTATGATACTCCAAACAATGGTGAGGCGAAACTACCGGACCAATGGTGAGTGCAACCGACACCATTGCAGATACATAATAATTCAGTTTTGGAAGGGAGTGATCACAGATCAGAAATCATCAGAAGTTGTCTAAATATGAAGACCGTAGACTTCATCAGTACGATGGACAAGTAGAAACCGGAACCTCAAGATTAGGAAGGAACTGTGTACCAGAAACCTCTTGGATGGAAGATTGTTCAGACGTAAGGGAGCAAGTTGAAGAGCGTGTTATGAGTTACACATTAAAAACATAGATCTATGATATATAAAATCAATTTTCATCTCTAGTCTTATAAATTTAGCATATGCTTATATCTAAACTTTAGAAAGTGGTAGAATGTCAAATTTCAAATAAAATAACTTACTCTATTAAATAAATTATAATTCCATTAAAATAAAGGGATCCAAACGGTCCTTCAGACATTTTGATAGATTTAAAGTTTTGATTAGCTTTCTTTTCTATATATATGGCCTACATTGATGGGTTATTACTCATGATCGACTTCAAACATTTTCTAGAATTACTTTAGATACAATACAATGGGCACACAAATTAAAGAGTACACTGTACACATGATAAATTCACAAAAATATAATCTAACTTCTGTTGATTCGGCAAAGAAATGATGTACATGGACTCACGCACAACTATTAAGTGTTAAGCTGTCATTTTGAACTATCCAACTATCCGGTTTATGAAAAGATATGCAGATCTCTTTCTTTTTTTTCATGTTATTTCTCCTGTTGGGAAGTCTTAAGGCTAGTTTGGAAATCTCATTTTTTTCCAAATGATTTTTATTTCCCCCAGAAATTTAGTTCTTTTTCACTTGGGAAAATAGAAATAACTTGAAAAAATGGAGTTCCAAACTAGCCCTCATTTGGTAATCCTTGCCAGATAAAGGGGTGTTTGGATCCAcgagactaaattttagtctcgTTACAATATTTTAAATATTAAGGGCGTGTTTGGTATGGCTCTGCTCCACCCCAGAGCAGCTCTACTCCAAAACTCTAGGTGGAGCAGCTCTGCTCTAGAGTTTAGATTGTTTCTCATAACCGGTGGCAGTGGCGGGTAAATAACTCCAAACTCCATGACAAGGTTTTTTTTTTGAGTTTTCGGAGCATcaaaagaggtactccaaaaaaTTGTACTGTAGCTCCAAAAGCTCCATAGAGTTTACAACTCTGGAGTTAAGGTGTTTGACATGCTCTGGCCAGCTCCTCCTTGGAGTTTTGCTCTGAAGCCATACCTTTAGGTCTGTTTGGTATGGCTTCAGAGCAAAACTCCAAGGAGGAGCTGGCCAGAGCATGTCAAACACCTTAACTCCAGAGTTGTAAACTCTATGGAGCTTTTGGAGCTACAGTACAAttttttggagtacctcttttgATGCTCCGAAAACTCAAAAAAAAAAAACCTTGTCATGGAGTTTGGAGTTATTTACCCGCCACTGCCACCGGTTATGAGAAACAATCTAAACTCTAGAGCAGAGCTGCTCCACCTAGAGTTTTGGAGTAGAGCTGCTCTGGGGTGGAGCAGAGCCATACCAAACACGccctaaatatagtctaattataaaactaattgcaTATATAAGGATCAAACGTCAAGATTAACCTATTAAGGCTAATTACTCCATGATTCACATATGTGATACTACGGTAAACATTTGGTAATTATGGATTCATTAGACTTAATGAATTCATCTCGTCGTTTAGTCTTCGTTTAGTCTTTATCtgtataattagttttataattagaatTTTTTTAACATACTCGTAGTTGTCATTCAAATATTCAAATGGTGAGTTCATTTTGATGCCATGGAAACACACTAGTTTCTAACTTTTCAAAATTGGAGTGATATATTTCTAATTAACTCAAAAAGAAAAGCagtaacaagcaagatgaaaaaACACATACATTGTGTACACATGAATAACTATCAACAGCGTAAACATAGTAGCTAGAAATCTTTATTCGTTTACGTACGTATATATGGATCCAAACTGAAAGCTAGTTCAACACAAGCAAGCTCTAGCTCGTACGCAAGCAGACACCATAGCAATCATACATCGTATGCAAGCTCTAGCTCGGGTTCTGGCAGCTCCGGCATGGCAGGGGCAGGGTGTTCGTCCTTGGGCGCCTCTTCGAGCAACTGCTCATGCCGCTGCAGCAAAGCAGCAGCGCCACGAGGACCGGAGCGAAGGCAGGCAGCATACATTGTGTGCTTCTCGTCGTTGGTCGTTCCATGGCTGGTTTTGGTCATCTGCATCGATGTGGTTGTTGTCCTTTGCGATACTTTCTTGAGCTCTGCTGCACTTGTGTATGGTTTGGTTAGTTGGGAAAACTTGACGACCTGTGTGATCTGGTCGGTCGATGCAGCGGCAGTGATCTACATCTGGTTGGCTACCAGATTGCGCAAAGCTGTGGATCTCACGACCTGCAATCTTGCATTTCATGCCAAGAACCGACTAAGAAAGAGACCAACATGAATATATCTATGCTCACGATCGAGAGTACTCTGGAGGTGTGGTTTTTTAAACTGGTGCCCTCGATTTTGCTGGTGTGCTCAGTTTTACCCTTAGTCATGTTTTTTTTCTCAGTTTTGTCCTTCTGTTCTATAACGCTGGAAGGGTAAAACTGAGaaaaaaacacgactaagggtaAAATTGAGCACACGAGTAAAACTGAGGGCACCACCTTAAAAACCCAACTTTTTATAAGGATAAATTTATGCTCTGCAGCCACACCTGCTGCAGCGGTTCGGACCGCTGCAACTACAATTCATAAGGACAAACTattagaccaactccagcagtcCATGGCTCCGAATCCGTATCCTACGGAGTCCAGGAGTGGATACGGAGGTGCGGAACGAGTGTGGTTTCCAGCAATGCTCCGTAAAACTTGGGTCGTTTCTGTTGCCGCGTTTCCGCTGAAATGTTGCCCCTGGGCGAAGACACCGGTCGCCCAAATCAACTCCACCGTCTTCAACCTCGTCTCCGGCTCGGCGGCCCGGCGCATTGGATCTCCGTGTCAGCGCCTCGGCCACGGGTTTGCTCCGACGGATTGCAGCTTCGGCTCGAGGGCGGACCGCGACAGCAACGCCGGGCTCAACCTCGTCTCCGGCTCCGTCTTCAACCTCGTCTCCGGCTCGGCGGCCCGGCGCATTGGATCTCCGTGTCAGCGCCTCGGCCACGGGTTTCGTTCCGACGGATTGCAGCTTGGGCTCGAGGGCGGACCGCGACAGCAACGCCGGGCTCAACCTCGTCTCCGGCTCCGTCTTCAACCTTGTCTCCGGCTCGGCGGCCCGGCGGTTTGGATCTCCGTGTCGTCAGCGCCTCGGCAACGGGTTTCCTTCCGACGGATTCAAGCTTCGCCTCGTCTCCGGACGTCGACAGCGGCAACTCTCCGCCGGATTTTAGCTCCGCGTCGTCTCCGGCTCGGCCGCGCCTACACTCCCGCGCCCCAATCTCCATTTTCCCCGTAGATGCGAGTTAATCGTTGTCCACTGGATGCGCAACATTGAGCGATTTTCTGTTTAGGGTTTAGTACTCAATTTGGAGTTGGCATGTTGACTGTTTGCAAGGGATTTGCCAGATTCATGTCGACTTCTTCGGATAGGCACCGACGTCTTGTCCGACGAATGTACGACGACGAACACATTCTCCATATGCTACATTCGTCCATGGTTCAAGACGAAGATGAGGAGATACATGTACATAGAGGGTCAGTTGTCGGTCGTAGTGTCATAAACCGGGACAGGGAATCCGGTTATGTCAGACTGATGCAAGATTATTTCTCCGACAACCCGGTGTACAATGACGACATATTCAGACGACGGTTTCGGATGACGAAGGCTATGTTCCACAACATATGTCAGGCTCTCGAAGCGGCAAACCCATATTTCAGGCAATCGTGTAATGCTGCCAACGTGCCAGGATTTCACACCATACAAAAGGTCACTGCAGCAATTCGGATGCTAGCGTACGGAGGTCCAGCCGACAGCCTCGACGAGTACTTACGCATGGGCGAAAGTACTATTCTTGAAACAGTTGGCCATTTCACTCGGACAATTGTGCAGTTGTTTGCTAACGAGTTCCTTCGCAAGCCAAACAAACATGACATAGCTGGTCTCCTACAAGTAGCACAGCAAAGAGGTTTCCCTGGGATGCTAGGTAGCATAGATTGCATGCACTGGGAGTGGGAACGTTGCCCCACTGCATGGCAAGGGAGTTATCGTGGCCATTTCAAAAAACCAACACTGATTCTCGAAGCAATAGCATCACATGATCTTTGGATATGGCACGCATTTTTTGGTTTGCCTGGATCTTGCAACGACATAAATGTTCTTCACAGATCACCCGTCTTCGATAGCATAGCCACAGGTGATGTTCCTCCTGTTACCTATGAAGTTAACGGCACACAATATGATATGCCTTATTACTTGTGTGATGGAATTTACCCTCCTTGGGCAACTTTAATTAGTGGAGTACCATCAGCTGTTAGCAACAAGCAACGACTATTCACTATGAAACAAGCAGAGTATCGAAAAGACGTCGAGCGTTGCTTCGGCGTTCTTCAAGGTCAGTACGCAATAATAAAAGGTCCTGCACGATTATGGCATCCGGTCGATTTGAAGTTCATAGTAGACTGTGTTGTCATATTGCATAATATGTCTGTGCAAGTTGAAAGGCACCTTCCAAGTCTCGATGGGGTTGACTACGATGCAGCGACAAGAGTTCACATTCCAAACACCAGAGATGTTCCAGAAATTGCACAACTTATTGAAAAACACAAGGAGATTAGGTGCAAATCAGCCAATGAAAAATTGAAGAATGATCTAATTGAACATGTGTGGAACAAGCATGGGAACATGTGAGGCAAggtatgaattatgaactcagatGGTACCGAAAGTTTGTTTGTATTGTAGTCCACTACTAATTTTTGTTGCTAACTTTGCAGATATGTTGTTCGCCAGGTGACTAAACTCAACGTTCTGCATTAGTACCAGAATTATGTAGTGTGACCAAAACAACCTTCTGTAACACAGCTGTGTAGTGCACTTTATTTGAATTATGTACCAGCTGTGAACCTTCTGTAACACAGCTTTGAAGTGCACTATGTAAGACCAGCTGTGAGCCTTTTCTAACACAGCTTTCAAGTGAACTATATATGACCAGCTGTGAGGAAATCAGGCTTTTTGTAACAGACTAATCTAGTGCTTTCAACATGTAAATATATGTATATTGTTCGCACTGCTTGTGAAATGTCCAACAGAGAAAGCTGGTAATATTGTAGGTTTCTGGTAAACAAGAAAGACAGCTGTGTTGCCAGGTTTCTGGTCATATTACTTCGACAACGAAGTAGGCTGTCACACACAAGTGAACCAAACATATAAAATTACTTCGACAAAAATGCAGGCTGTCACACACAACTTACTCAAACTCCATAAGTCTTATTACTTGGACAACGCCGCTGAATGTTACACAGAACTCAAGCAAACTACATAAGTCTTATTACTTCGACAACACCGCTGAATGTCACACACAACTGAAGCAAACAAAGAAGTCTAAGCCGAATTAAACTCGCTAAAACGCAAATAAATAAGTCTTATTACATCCAGCAGCTCTTTAGCAACACGACCATCTGCAGATCATTCCTCAGGTGGTGGCAACCTAGACAAAATGGCCTTCTGCATGGACAAGTAGTAATTTCTTGCGTATGGAGCGACCTTCTCCAAATCCATATTCATAATCCGATCATcgcgctcctgctgctgaagcttGAAcatgtcctcagagagcttcatcTTCCTTTCTCTATATTGTTTTAGGTCTTCCCTCTCGGCATTTGCAGATGTAGCAGCTTGTTCTTCAAACTTAGCTCTGTCCAGTTGGAATTTTTCGATCATCTCGATGCATGCTGTCGAATTCATGGAAGCGTTACTGTTGCGAGCTTTTTTGGTGCGGTCCCTCCCGGGTGGACGGCGAAAGGGATCACTCGGTGTACTCACATTGTCCGTCTCATTGGGAACCACTTTGGGAGGAATGACTTCAGTATTGGATAGCCAAGTTGTCCACTTGACCTCGTTCCGAAGCATGTACCAGCAATGAATGTATCTAAATGGTTTCTTGTGGATGCCTTCAAACATTTGCAGTGCATCTTTGACCTACAGTTTACGAAACAAGTGGGTTACAAATTTGAAGGACACAGTACGAATAGAGGGGAATTAGGAAACGCTTCGAACCTGGTCGTCTTCACTTTTACCACTTTGCTTCAGCCTTATAACTTTGTCATAAGCACCACAAAACTTGGAGGTTTCCCGTTGGATGTCACCCCACCTGTGTTCCAATGAATGTTGTGTTCTTGAGGTAGGTGCTTTCGTGTGTTCATTGTAGTACTCACTTATGCGACGCCAATACGACTTTCCTGATTGATTAGTTCCAATAGCCGGATCTTTGGAGACGTTTAGGTAGGCCGACACAAGGACCTCATCCTCAGCCTGACTGTAGTTTGCAAGTCTTCTTGTTACTGTCTTCTTAACAATTTTGTTTCGTTGAGTTGGAGGAGTAGTATTGTTTTCAGATGCCTGCAAGTTCACATCAATGTTGCAAGCGTTGTGGAAGGTTGCATCATCATCAAATTGAGTTAAATCAATTCCTTCGGTGTAAACAAAAGGTTCGTGGCCATGAGAAGGTTCTCCCTCAGTGAACTGGTCCATTTTACGACTGCGTTAAAACAAACAACAAACATATACCAATTTAGTACTGAAGTGATACTAATAAAAGAGGCAATGCAGCAGCACTGGAATACTAGTGGATGGAGTTCAGACATCGTTCGACAAATCCAAACATAAACACACACAATTGTACCTACCATTTCGACAACAACATACAACCATCGACATTACTACATAGTAGATTGTTCATGACCTAACGACTGGTAGTTCTATATATAgttatttgtgaaactccagaatTTGCATCAACAGCCCCAGGACTGGTCGCTATCGTACTCGATTCCGAAATGTTTTTCCAAAATTTCCCTTTGAGATATGTCGTCAGGGCTCGGAAGGGACTGGACCTCAACTGTTGCATCGATATCATGTTCTAACTGACATTGCTCATGTTCAGCAAGTGCTTGTCTCTTGGATGTTGCATATTTTTTAATGGACAATGCACACTTCTCTAGCTTGTCGCAAACATCTCCAATCTGAAACAAAGTAGTCTTAAGTGTGTAGACCGACTCAGGTAAAGAAGTTTCGACAACCCCATCAGTTAcaagactgcgaatgatgtcgaCATGTGCCTCCATCACTTGAACTGCAGTCTGAACCATGTCGAGGGGGTCTTTGTCCATTGTCTGAAACTGAAAATGACCAATTCAGAATGTGGTCAGTTATTGTTGGTACGAGTGGACTTTTTTGGTCAACCTCAAATACAGCAATGTGAAAAGAGGTTGAACTACGACTATGGACTGTACAAACATGAACACAGATGCAACGACATCCATGGTAGACAGTACTGGATCAAAAGTATGCACACATCAAACTACCAGCCGATCTGTTTTGCTTTACCAAATTATTTGGACACACCTAGGGTTTGCAAGGGGTAGATCTACCTACACCAACGAATCACTGAAGGTGCACCTCTCTGCGCAATATTCGAACCCTATTCAATAAAATCAACATTACTGCGAACTACAATCTGTGGAATGAAATACAAGTTCACGGATCCGGTAGCGGCTTCATACCTTGTGCTTGAAATGGGTTTCGCCGACGACGAGCACGCGCTACCGGGAGATGTCGACCGCCGCCGACGCTTTTGCCCACGCTCCAGCGCCGCAGATGGGGGCGCCGTTCTTCGACCTAGGAGATAAACCTCCAAAACTTGGTCAGTGCGAGGCCGGCAGCTTGGAGGAACAAAGTAGATCTGGTGTACCGAGGAAGGAAGGAAAGCAAACCTGGTTCGGATGGAGTGACGGTTGGGTTGCGCGGATGAGAGAGAATACGCGAGAAAAGGGAGCGCCAACCCCTGCCCCGTTTTTTGCGGAGCTGTTTGCGGTACCTGCTGGagccgtgaacagtgcgcgggcgCGTATATTTGATGGATACACGGCCTTATACGGAgactgctggagttggtcttatAGAATCAACGCACACCGTGCACAGGAGAATACATTCATGGACCACACACGTTGGGAAGTACTGCCCACGCACGTGCTAACACTCTCGCGGCCTTTTTCTAGCCCGGAGCAGGCCGACAACACCTACACTGACAGATTCAGTCCACTCACTGCAGCCCAGGAAGATTCGGCGGCAGAGCGGAGACGGGCATGCTTGCTTAGCGAGTGTTTAGTACCGCCTCTCCACACGAAGGCAAACGCGCGAGCACCTGCTACAAGATGAGCGCCCCGAGCACCTGGACGGGATCAACTGTTAATCATGAACACCCGTGGTCTAGATCAGTGGCTCTCATTGCAGTTTGGAGGGCGCGCTGGTTTACCATCTCCCCGAGTGGGAGAGTGGACGTCACAATTTGTGGTAAGGGAACGCGTTCACGCGGCACCTGCCAATTTAAATTGTgcaatttttttttcttttaaccGTATGCATAGATTTTGTTTTGATTTAAAATCCCTCaaatttcttcgtttttttggTGTAACGTTGTGTGCTTTTATTTGTTTATGTGAGTTTGTATATAAATTTAAATACTATTGATCAGACTTAATTTAAAAATGACCGTCTGCATCTATGATTCGAATTGCTCACAATTTTGTTCGGTTTTTCTTTTAACCGTCTGCGTAGATTTTGTTTTGATTTTTTAAACCGTCTGCTTAGATTTTTGTTTTGAACTGAAGTCCCTAAAATTTCTTGGTTTCTTGGTGTGACGTTCGGTGCTTTTATTTGAGTACGTGAGTTTGTATATAAATACAAATACTATTTGATCAAACTAAAATTTAAAAACAAGCGATTGCATCAACCGCCCTTCACACCATGTCTCCCACCGCGCCACCACCTCCACGTTCGCCACCGACGATAGACGCCCTTCGTGTGTCGGGATCTGTCGAGTCTCTCCTATATCCTGCTGCCGACGGTGTTGTCTTAACTTTTCAGTCATAGTCTCCCAACTTTTTATGTGTACCCTCACTTTGCCACCATTACACTATCTCCAGCATGTTACTCATTCTCATTACACATTTTAATCtctactaggtatatgcccgtgcgttgcgacgggtaATACTAATGCAGGCATAGGTCATTGTTTAGTGAGGTAATCAACCGGCAGGGTGACACTTGTGTATGTATAGGTCATTGTTTAGTGATGTTATCAACCAAACTTCATGTGTCGGGTCGACATGCGAGGGAGGTGACATTGGGAGGTAGGCTCGGGGGGCAGGGCGTCGGGTGTGTGGGACCGCGAATTGCGTCGGGAGGCAGATTGGAGGGCGTTAGGTGGATGGAGGCCGCGACATGTGGAACGTGGCGCGATTAGAGCGAGAGGCGGGAAGAGGTGGAGGAGACCGGGTGCGGACAGTTCTGCCAAAGTGGCCttaggcgagtcgtgactgcgtctgctacccgagcttggcctcggatgagtcgtgactgcgtctgctGCCCGGGCTTGGCCTCGGATGAGTCGTGACTGCCTATCCCGCCCGGGTTTGGCCTCAGACGAGTCGTGATTATGTCTCCCGCTCGAGGGTGTcctcaggcgagtcgtgactgtgtctcccACCGGGCTTGGCCGTGGGCGATTCTTGACAGCCTCTCCCGCCCGAGAGTGGTCTCGAGCGAGTCATGACTGTGTATCCCACCGGAGGATGGCCTCGGGCAAGTTGTGACTACTTGTCTTGCGGAGGTTGGCCTTGGGCCAGTCGTGACTGTCTATCCCACTTGCAGATGGCCTCGAGCGAGTCATTACTGCCTGTCCCGCCCGCGGATGGCCTCAGGCGAGTTGTGACTATCTGTCCCACCTGAGGATGGCCACGGACGAGTCGTGACTATGTCTCCCGCCAGGGGTTGCCCTTGGGCGAGTCATGACTGCATGTCCCACCCGAGggtggcctcaggcgagtcgtgactgacTGTCTAGTCAGGGCTTGGCCTCGgttgagtcgtgactgcgtctaccgttgggggttggcctcgggcgagtcatgacTGCCTGTCTCGCCCGAGaatggcctcaggcgagtcgtggTTGCCTATCTTGCTCGGGCTTGGCCTCGAACGAGTCGTAATTGTGTCTCCCGCCTGAGggtggcctcaggcgagtcgtgactgcctctCCCCCCGAGGATGGCCTCGAGTGAATCGTGACTGCCTCTCCCACCCAGGGTTGCCCTCGGGCGAATCATTACTGCCTTTCCCGCTCGGGGTTGCCTCGGGC
This portion of the Zea mays cultivar B73 chromosome 2, Zm-B73-REFERENCE-NAM-5.0, whole genome shotgun sequence genome encodes:
- the LOC100272487 gene encoding uncharacterized protein LOC100272487, with product MPMNPPPPPPPGSASSAPAGPSYFPLPFHLQQHQPQPQMPPPMAASSYQQYQQQLHQAHQLFQRDAQTITPEALQSVKAALATSDVLDPAAAANARPSDPSTSKKPIPRRAAGQSWEDPTLTDWPENDYRLFCGDLGNEVNDDVLSKAFSRFPSFNMARVVRDKRTGKTKGYGFVSFSNPTDLAAAIKEMNGKYVGNRPIKLRKSNWKERTDVEALQRQKNHVQRKPKIPKKSVLHK